One genomic window of Cannabis sativa cultivar Pink pepper isolate KNU-18-1 chromosome 2, ASM2916894v1, whole genome shotgun sequence includes the following:
- the LOC115718503 gene encoding uncharacterized protein LOC115718503, with translation MKLEKADKEGNITVHGVKKKFADFKRVFIEKVVEKNIILPCPIEHEGFDTVGLAVNNFVAWLKNLIGIHPDDLEKMKEKKKVSRDHSAPLTQPLINPTVLAISL, from the exons ATGAAACTTGAAAAGGCAGACAAAGAAGGCAATATTACCGTACATGGAGTAAAAAAGAAGTTTGCTGATTTTAAACGTGTCTTTATTGAGAAGGTGgttgaaaaaaatatcattcTCCCATGCCCTATAGAGCATGAAGGCTTCGACACAGTTGGTTTAGCTGTGAATAATTTTGTAGCTTGGCTAAAGAACCTAATCGGCATACATCCAGATGATTTAGAAAAG atgaaagaaaagaagaaggttTCGAGAGATCATTCAGCTCCACTAACTCAGCCACTGATAAACCCAACAGTGTTGGCTATAAGCCTGTGA